From a region of the Actinomadura luzonensis genome:
- a CDS encoding glycosyltransferase family 2 protein yields MPATGNDDAVDVSVVIPAHNCRDYLDRCLTSVLVQRVKKEIVVVDDGSTDGSAELLDLYASYHKDCVRVVHLEGSGGAGRPRNVGIEHATGRYVFFCDADDYLGPEALERMVAMGDRNGSDIVLGKIVGHGRRAPMSMFQRSADRVALADSTVYNSLSCFKLFRRDMLQRHRIRFGEGMLVGEDIIFSVHAYCHARVISVVADYDCYHLVARPDGSSIMQQPGSRDPIAWLTMIREPIRLMARHVPPGPLRDHLLRRHFRLDAFAQLGSVFLESDDIRRKDIAREVAALCEEWYTPGVHERLGSIDRQRAGALDDIDRLVRLARIESATVRRRLTGLRWDGDLLVVTGAARLDGISRDDGVAVILRSRYDPHAELVVPAQRKGGEFAARIDVSALDSGIWDLRIAVELEGVVRHGRLGAERDGDITRPAPRLVGEMAVLPYFTRDNGNLSIDVGGHVVDVPGVARLRRTRWSLGHRLLVDGEVSVAGATPPAEAVRQFVWRERRTGRERTEPVTSLPGGTFTARPAIGRLAPGTWDAYLELDLGGPPARFRIEAEEEAVAPPRRWRGAALLRSVRPYATARKGRLSAVVRRMTARSIARRILR; encoded by the coding sequence ATGCCGGCGACTGGGAACGACGACGCGGTGGACGTCAGTGTCGTCATCCCCGCACACAACTGCCGCGACTACCTGGACAGATGCCTCACGTCCGTGCTCGTGCAGCGAGTCAAGAAGGAGATCGTCGTGGTGGACGACGGCTCCACCGACGGCAGCGCCGAGCTGCTCGACCTGTACGCCTCCTACCACAAGGACTGCGTGCGGGTCGTGCACCTGGAGGGCAGCGGCGGCGCGGGCCGCCCGCGCAACGTCGGCATCGAGCACGCCACCGGCCGCTACGTGTTCTTCTGCGACGCCGACGACTACCTCGGCCCTGAGGCCCTGGAGCGCATGGTCGCCATGGGCGACCGCAACGGCTCCGACATCGTCCTCGGCAAGATCGTCGGCCACGGCCGCCGCGCGCCGATGTCGATGTTCCAGCGCAGCGCCGACCGTGTGGCGCTGGCCGACAGCACCGTCTACAACAGCCTGAGCTGCTTCAAGCTCTTCCGCCGCGACATGCTCCAGCGCCACCGCATCCGCTTCGGCGAGGGCATGTTGGTCGGCGAGGACATCATCTTCAGCGTCCACGCCTACTGCCACGCGCGGGTGATCTCGGTGGTCGCCGACTACGACTGCTACCACCTGGTCGCCAGGCCCGACGGCAGCAGCATCATGCAGCAGCCCGGCAGCCGCGACCCCATCGCCTGGCTCACCATGATCCGCGAGCCGATCCGCCTCATGGCCCGGCACGTCCCGCCCGGCCCGCTCCGCGACCACCTGCTGCGCCGGCACTTCCGGCTGGACGCCTTCGCCCAGCTCGGCTCGGTCTTCCTGGAGAGCGACGACATCCGGCGCAAGGACATCGCCCGCGAGGTCGCCGCCCTGTGCGAGGAGTGGTACACGCCGGGCGTGCACGAACGGCTGGGCAGCATCGACCGGCAGCGGGCCGGCGCGCTCGACGACATCGACCGCCTGGTGCGCCTGGCCCGCATCGAGAGCGCCACCGTGCGCCGCCGGCTGACCGGGCTGCGCTGGGACGGCGACCTGCTGGTGGTGACCGGCGCGGCCCGCCTCGACGGCATCAGCAGGGACGACGGGGTCGCGGTGATCCTGCGCTCGCGCTACGACCCGCACGCCGAGCTGGTCGTGCCCGCCCAGCGCAAGGGCGGCGAGTTCGCCGCCAGGATCGACGTCTCCGCGCTCGACTCCGGCATCTGGGACCTCCGGATCGCGGTCGAGCTGGAGGGCGTGGTGCGCCACGGCCGGCTCGGCGCCGAGCGCGACGGCGACATCACCCGGCCCGCGCCCCGGCTCGTCGGCGAGATGGCGGTGCTGCCGTACTTCACCCGCGACAACGGCAACCTCAGCATCGACGTCGGCGGCCACGTGGTGGACGTGCCCGGGGTCGCCCGCCTGCGGCGCACCCGCTGGTCCCTGGGCCACCGGCTGCTGGTGGACGGCGAGGTCAGCGTCGCCGGGGCGACGCCGCCTGCCGAGGCGGTCCGGCAGTTCGTCTGGCGCGAGCGGCGCACCGGGCGCGAGCGGACCGAGCCGGTCACGTCGTTGCCCGGCGGCACGTTCACGGCCCGGCCCGCGATCGGCCGGCTCGCGCCCGGCACCTGGGACGCCTACCTGGAGCTCGACCTGGGCGGGCCGCCCGCGCGGTTCAGGATCGAGGCCGAGGAGGAGGCGGTGGCCCCGCCGCGCCGGTGGCGGGGGGCGGCCCTGCTGCGCAGCGTGCGGCCGTACGCGACGGCCCGCAAGGGACGGCTCAGCGCGGTGGTGAGGAGGATGACGGCGCGGAGCATCGCCAGAAGAATCTTGAGGTAA
- a CDS encoding energy-coupling factor ABC transporter permease, with the protein MHVPDGFFDAVTSISAGVVAAAGVGVCLRGARRELDDRTAPMAGLVAAFIFAVQMLNFPVAAGTSGHLLGGALAAILVGPYTGVLCMAVVLLVQAVFFADGGLTALGVNVTVMGLVTVLVGWGVFRLVSGLSRSRGGVTAAAFLAALVSVPAAALAFTLLFWIGGTAPIEVSAVAAAMGGVHVLIGLGEGVITAMTVGAVLAVRPDLVYGARGLATPLVLRGATGTTTTVGAQEPAAPAARGGLRPFLLAGVGVTLVLAGLVSFAASSSPDGLEAVAETHGFSGRAADHSFGGWALADYGEVGGIPVGIAGIIGVGLVLLIAGAVAHAARRRNKIKV; encoded by the coding sequence GTGCACGTACCTGATGGGTTCTTCGACGCGGTGACGTCCATTTCCGCCGGGGTCGTGGCGGCCGCCGGGGTCGGGGTGTGCCTGCGCGGCGCGCGGCGCGAGCTCGACGACCGCACCGCGCCCATGGCCGGGCTGGTCGCCGCGTTCATCTTCGCCGTGCAGATGCTCAATTTCCCGGTCGCCGCCGGCACCAGCGGCCACCTGCTGGGCGGCGCGCTGGCGGCGATACTCGTCGGCCCCTATACCGGCGTGTTGTGCATGGCCGTGGTGCTCCTCGTGCAGGCCGTGTTCTTCGCCGACGGCGGGCTCACCGCGCTCGGCGTCAACGTCACCGTCATGGGCCTGGTCACCGTGCTCGTCGGGTGGGGCGTCTTCCGGCTGGTCAGCGGCCTGTCCCGGAGCAGGGGCGGGGTGACGGCGGCCGCCTTCCTCGCGGCGCTGGTCTCCGTGCCGGCCGCGGCGCTGGCGTTCACGCTGCTGTTCTGGATCGGCGGCACCGCGCCGATCGAGGTGTCGGCGGTGGCCGCCGCGATGGGCGGCGTGCACGTGCTCATCGGCCTCGGCGAGGGCGTCATCACGGCGATGACCGTCGGCGCGGTGCTGGCCGTCCGGCCCGACCTCGTGTACGGCGCCCGCGGCCTGGCCACCCCCCTGGTGCTGCGCGGCGCCACGGGCACGACCACCACCGTCGGCGCGCAGGAGCCGGCGGCGCCCGCGGCGCGCGGCGGGCTCCGGCCGTTCCTGCTCGCCGGCGTCGGGGTGACGCTGGTGCTGGCCGGACTGGTGTCGTTCGCCGCCTCCTCCTCGCCCGACGGGCTGGAGGCGGTGGCCGAGACCCACGGCTTCTCCGGCCGGGCGGCCGACCACTCGTTCGGCGGCTGGGCCCTCGCCGACTACGGTGAGGTCGGGGGCATCCCCGTCGGCATCGCCGGGATCATCGGCGTCGGGCTCGTGCTGCTCATCGCCGGTGCCGTGGCCCATGCCGCCAGGAGACGGAACAAGATCAAGGTGTGA
- the cbiQ gene encoding cobalt ECF transporter T component CbiQ, with the protein MGAGHHHQLYLPGDSVVHRLPPQCKLLAVLAFAIVVVATPRERFWAFAAYAVLLGVVAAAARVPLRHVTRRMAIELPFVLFAVLIPVIGLGERVSVLGVSLSVAGLWAAWNILAKATLGVVASILLAATTEPRVILLGAQRLRLPGLLVQIAMFMLRYMDVILDEMRRMRVARESRGFEARNARHIPVLARSAGALFIRSYERGERVHLAMLSRGYTGQMPIITDMTASTAHWATALALPAAALAVLALSASGLL; encoded by the coding sequence GTGGGCGCGGGCCATCATCACCAGCTCTACCTGCCGGGCGACTCCGTCGTGCACCGGCTGCCGCCGCAGTGCAAGCTGCTCGCGGTCCTCGCGTTCGCGATCGTGGTGGTGGCCACGCCGCGCGAGCGGTTCTGGGCGTTCGCCGCCTACGCCGTGCTGCTCGGCGTCGTCGCGGCGGCCGCCCGGGTGCCGCTGCGGCACGTCACCCGCCGGATGGCGATCGAGCTGCCGTTCGTGCTGTTCGCGGTGCTCATCCCGGTCATCGGGCTGGGGGAGCGGGTGAGCGTCCTGGGGGTCTCGCTGAGCGTGGCGGGGCTCTGGGCGGCCTGGAACATCCTGGCCAAGGCCACGCTCGGCGTGGTCGCCTCGATCCTGCTGGCCGCCACCACGGAGCCGCGGGTGATCCTGCTCGGCGCGCAGCGGCTGCGGCTGCCGGGCCTGCTGGTGCAGATCGCCATGTTCATGCTGCGCTACATGGACGTGATCCTCGACGAGATGCGGCGGATGCGGGTGGCGCGCGAGTCGCGGGGGTTCGAGGCCAGGAACGCCCGGCACATCCCGGTGCTCGCGCGTTCGGCGGGGGCGTTGTTCATCCGCTCGTACGAGCGGGGCGAGCGGGTCCACCTGGCGATGCTGAGCCGCGGCTACACCGGCCAGATGCCGATAATTACCGATATGACGGCATCGACCGCCCATTGGGCGACCGCCCTCGCCCTGCCCGCCGCGGCCCTCGCGGTGCTCGCTCTCTCGGCCTCAGGACTGTTGTGA
- a CDS encoding energy-coupling factor ABC transporter ATP-binding protein: MNSLEVRQLAYAYPDGTQALFGVDLSIARGERVALLGPNGAGKTTLVMHLNGILTAGHGTVTVAGTPVRKDTLKEVRQRVGLVFQDPDDQLFMPTVRDDVAFGPANAGLRGAELDRVVEQALSRVGMLQAIDRPPHHLSFGQRRRVAVATVLAMEPEILVLDEPSSNLDPAARRELAEILRSLEVTVLMVTHDLPYALELCERALILSGGVIAADGPTRELLADAELLAEHRLELPYGFAIPAV, translated from the coding sequence GTGAACTCTCTGGAAGTCAGGCAGCTCGCCTACGCCTACCCCGACGGCACCCAGGCGTTGTTCGGCGTGGACCTGTCGATCGCGCGCGGCGAGCGGGTGGCCCTGCTCGGCCCCAACGGCGCGGGCAAGACCACGCTCGTCATGCACCTCAACGGAATACTCACCGCCGGGCACGGCACCGTCACCGTGGCGGGCACCCCCGTGCGCAAGGACACCCTCAAGGAGGTCAGGCAGCGCGTCGGCCTGGTCTTCCAGGACCCCGACGACCAGCTCTTCATGCCCACCGTGCGCGACGACGTGGCCTTCGGCCCGGCCAACGCCGGCCTGCGCGGGGCGGAGCTGGACCGGGTGGTGGAGCAGGCGCTGTCCCGGGTCGGCATGCTGCAGGCGATCGACCGGCCGCCGCACCACCTGTCCTTCGGCCAGCGCCGCCGGGTGGCGGTCGCGACCGTGCTGGCCATGGAGCCGGAGATCCTGGTGCTCGACGAGCCCTCCTCCAACCTCGACCCGGCCGCGCGGCGCGAGCTGGCCGAGATCCTGCGCTCCCTGGAGGTGACCGTGCTCATGGTCACGCACGACCTGCCGTACGCGCTGGAGCTGTGCGAGCGGGCCCTCATCCTCTCCGGCGGCGTGATCGCCGCCGACGGGCCCACGCGGGAGCTGCTGGCCGACGCGGAGCTGCTGGCCGAGCACCGTCTGGAGCTCCCGTACGGTTTCGCGATCCCGGCCGTGTGA
- a CDS encoding STAS domain-containing protein (This anti-anti-sigma factor, or anti-sigma factor antagonist, belongs to a family that includes characterized members SpoIIAA, RsbV, RsfA, and RsfB.): protein MKLRLARHALGDAVVVAVEGELDLFTAPFLRDEVRDAIKQDGAKLVLDLQQLSFMDSSGLSVLIEAWRLATGEGGGVSLAAPQAPVARILRTTGLDRRIKVYSDVDSAVGEI from the coding sequence ATGAAGCTGCGGCTTGCGCGACATGCCCTGGGAGACGCCGTGGTGGTGGCCGTTGAGGGAGAGCTCGACCTGTTCACCGCACCGTTCCTCCGGGACGAGGTACGCGACGCCATCAAGCAGGACGGCGCGAAGCTCGTGCTCGATCTGCAGCAGCTGTCGTTCATGGACTCCAGCGGGTTGTCGGTGCTGATCGAGGCCTGGCGGCTGGCCACCGGGGAGGGCGGCGGCGTCTCGCTCGCCGCGCCGCAGGCGCCGGTCGCGCGCATCCTGCGCACGACGGGGCTCGACCGGCGCATCAAGGTCTACTCCGACGTGGACAGCGCCGTGGGTGAGATTTAA
- a CDS encoding SDR family NAD(P)-dependent oxidoreductase → MDVNGSSTIISGGASGLGEATARELARAGATVVVADLNEERGKTVADEIGGVFVKTDVSDDEQVQAAVDAAVATGKPLRVVVNSAGIGWAERTVNRDGNPHNPATYRKVIEVNLIGTFNLMRLAAAAIARTEPADADGQRGVVVNTASVAALEGQTGQLAYSASKGGIVGMTVPAARDLAAIGVRVNTICPGIIDTPIYGFSPNSEEFKAKLVAPVVFPKRMGRADEFAHLVRSLVENDYINAEVIRFDGGIRFQPK, encoded by the coding sequence ATGGACGTGAACGGATCCTCAACAATCATCTCCGGCGGCGCCAGCGGCCTCGGCGAGGCGACCGCCCGCGAGCTGGCCCGCGCCGGCGCCACCGTGGTCGTGGCCGACCTCAACGAGGAGCGCGGCAAGACGGTCGCCGACGAGATCGGCGGCGTCTTCGTCAAGACCGACGTGTCGGACGACGAGCAGGTGCAGGCGGCCGTGGACGCCGCCGTCGCCACCGGCAAGCCCCTCCGCGTGGTGGTCAACAGCGCCGGCATCGGGTGGGCGGAGCGCACGGTCAACCGTGACGGCAACCCGCACAACCCGGCCACCTACCGCAAGGTCATCGAGGTCAACCTGATCGGCACGTTCAACCTCATGCGCCTGGCGGCGGCGGCCATCGCCAGGACCGAGCCGGCCGACGCCGACGGCCAGCGCGGCGTGGTCGTCAACACCGCCTCCGTGGCGGCCCTGGAGGGCCAGACCGGGCAGCTCGCCTACTCGGCCTCCAAGGGCGGCATCGTGGGCATGACCGTGCCCGCGGCGCGCGACCTGGCGGCCATCGGCGTACGGGTGAACACGATCTGCCCCGGCATCATCGACACCCCCATCTACGGCTTCTCGCCCAACTCCGAGGAGTTCAAGGCCAAGCTCGTGGCGCCGGTCGTCTTCCCCAAGCGCATGGGCCGCGCCGACGAGTTCGCGCACCTGGTGCGCTCGCTCGTCGAGAACGACTACATCAACGCCGAGGTCATCCGCTTCGACGGCGGCATCCGCTTCCAGCCCAAGTAG
- a CDS encoding crotonase/enoyl-CoA hydratase family protein has product MSDEVLVEESGNVAIITINRPKARNAVNGAVARGIAEALDGLDARPEISAYVLTGAGGTFCAGMDLKGFLSGDFPVVEGRGFGGLTEAPPKKPLIAAVEGYALAGGFEMALACDLIVASAESTFGLPEPKRGLVAGAGGIMRLPRRIPYHVAMEIALTGDHYPASRLYELGLVNRIAEPGKALEDALELARKVAANAPLALAATKKVIIESQDWPLAEMFKKQGAIINPVFGSKDAMEGAAAFAEKRAPQWKGE; this is encoded by the coding sequence GTGTCTGACGAAGTGCTCGTCGAGGAGTCCGGCAACGTCGCGATCATCACGATCAACCGCCCGAAGGCCCGCAACGCCGTGAACGGCGCGGTGGCGCGGGGGATCGCGGAGGCGCTGGACGGCCTGGACGCTCGCCCCGAGATTTCCGCATATGTCCTGACCGGTGCGGGTGGTACGTTCTGCGCCGGCATGGACCTCAAGGGCTTCCTGTCCGGCGACTTCCCGGTCGTGGAGGGCCGCGGGTTCGGCGGCCTCACCGAGGCCCCGCCGAAGAAGCCGCTCATCGCGGCCGTCGAGGGCTACGCCCTGGCCGGCGGCTTCGAGATGGCGCTGGCCTGCGACCTCATCGTGGCCTCGGCCGAGTCCACGTTCGGCCTGCCGGAGCCCAAGCGCGGGCTCGTGGCGGGCGCGGGCGGCATCATGCGGCTGCCGCGGCGGATCCCGTACCACGTGGCCATGGAGATCGCCCTGACCGGCGACCACTACCCGGCCTCGCGCCTGTACGAGCTCGGCCTGGTCAACCGCATCGCCGAGCCGGGCAAGGCCCTGGAGGACGCGCTGGAGCTGGCCCGCAAGGTGGCCGCCAACGCGCCGCTGGCCCTCGCCGCGACCAAGAAGGTGATCATCGAGTCGCAGGACTGGCCGCTGGCGGAGATGTTCAAGAAGCAGGGAGCGATCATCAACCCGGTGTTCGGCTCCAAGGACGCCATGGAGGGCGCCGCCGCGTTCGCGGAGAAGCGCGCCCCCCAGTGGAAGGGCGAGTAG
- a CDS encoding rhomboid family intramembrane serine protease: MGDYSGSRFDSARRGAGALLSGALSAFIIVAVMLAIMWVVEGVDFFLNGALDHNFGIVGWEPEGLVGIVFAPFLHGGFGHLMANSLPLLVMGFLAGLRDVRKFLWATLIIILVGGLGTWLMSPMVITVGASGLIFGYFGYIMARGLFDHRVLDIVIAIGVGIAYWGILAGLLPNQEGISWQGHLCGLVAGVLAGWVLRRRKHEIPAH, from the coding sequence ATGGGCGACTATTCGGGTTCCAGGTTCGATTCCGCCAGGCGCGGCGCAGGAGCCCTGCTCTCGGGAGCGCTCAGCGCGTTCATCATCGTGGCCGTCATGCTCGCGATCATGTGGGTCGTCGAAGGGGTCGACTTCTTCCTCAACGGCGCCCTCGACCACAACTTCGGGATCGTCGGCTGGGAGCCCGAAGGGCTGGTCGGCATCGTCTTCGCGCCGTTCCTGCACGGCGGCTTCGGCCACCTCATGGCCAACTCGCTGCCGCTGCTCGTGATGGGTTTCCTGGCCGGGCTGCGCGACGTGCGCAAGTTCCTCTGGGCCACCCTCATCATCATCCTGGTCGGCGGCCTCGGCACCTGGCTGATGAGCCCCATGGTCATCACGGTCGGCGCGAGCGGGCTGATCTTCGGGTACTTCGGCTACATCATGGCCAGGGGGCTGTTCGACCACCGGGTGCTCGACATCGTCATCGCGATCGGCGTGGGCATCGCCTACTGGGGGATCCTGGCCGGGCTGCTGCCCAACCAGGAGGGCATCTCCTGGCAGGGCCACCTGTGCGGGCTCGTGGCCGGCGTGCTGGCCGGCTGGGTGCTGCGCCGCAGGAAGC